GGCGCGTATCGCCGCCGCCAGCACGGTTTCGTCCGCTTCGCAGCTGAACTGGTGGCCGCTGGGCTGAACAGTAACTTGAAAAGTCATACAATCCTTGAGATGAAAAATATGTTAATGCACTCTTTGCGCAAGCCGGTGGGCCTGCCGCGCCTGCTGATCCTCGGTTGCGGCGACGTCGGCATGCGGCTGCTGCCCCTGCTGCGCGCGCGTTTTCGCGTCTTTGCCGTCACCAGCCAGCCGGCCCGCTGCGCGCAGCTGCGCGCGGCCGGCGCCGTGCCCATCGTGGCCAATCTCGACGACCGCGCCAGCCTGAAACGGCTGGCGGGACTGGCGCCGTACGTGGTGCACCTGGCGCCGCCCCTGTCGTCGGGCTTGCTGGACCGGCGCACGCGCAATCTGGCCGCCATTTTACCCGAGCATGCCCGCATGGTGTATGTGAGTACCAGCGGCGTGTATGGCGATTGCGGCGGCGCCTGGGTCGATGAAACGCGGCCTGTGGCGCCTGCCAATGCGCGGGCGAAGCGGCGCGTCGACGCCGAACAGGTCTTGCGTGGCTGGGGCGCGCGCCGCGGCGCCACGGTGGCCATCCTGCGCGTGCCGGGCATTTATGCGGATGACCGCCTGCCTTTGAAACGCTTGCGCGAAGGCACGCCGGCCCTGGCCGCGGATGACGACGTGTACACCAACCATATCCATGCCGATGACCTGGCGCGCATCATCGAACGGACCTTGTGGCGCGGCAAGTCGGGACGCGTGTATCACGCCAGCGATGACAGTGAACTCAAAATGGCCGAGTATTTCGATGCCGTGGCCGATACGTTTGGGCTGCCGCGCCCGCCGCGCCTGCCCCGTGCCGAGCTGCGGCAAGTGGTCACGCCGATGCTGCTGTCGTTCATGTCCGAATCGCGCCGCCTGCACAATACGCGCATCAAGCGCGAGCTGGGCGTGCGCCTGCGCTACGCGCGCGTGGCCGATGCCTTGCAGGCGCTGGCAGCCGGCGCGGGCCGCATCGGGTAAAATGGCCGGTTATCTGCGCACTTTGCTGGGCCGGCGCGCAGCGCGCCGTTCCCGCGTTGCGCCACTCACTTAAGGAAGACAGCATGAGCACCCTCACTTACGAAGCATACCTGGACGAGGTCACCACCGTCCTGACGGAATTGTACGACCTCGATGACGATGCCGCCATCAAGCTGGTCGTGGCGGCGCAGGACGCCGAATTTTTTGTCCCGCACGATGCGCATGAGGAAATGCGTACCGTGGAGCAAGCCAAGAAAGATGCGGTCGCCCTGTTCGAGCGCAAGCAGAACCGTCAGCAAACGCAGGAAAAACAACAACAGCGCGTGCGCCAGCAAAAGAAATAAAAATGGTGTGCTGTGCCTCTGGCCGCCAGGTCGCGGGGCAGCACGGGCTGCGGCGCAACGCCGGGACCGTGCCATTTGATGCAGCGCAAACGTGTCATGGCGCGCTGGCGATATGGTGAGCAATGTCGTCACGCGTCCGGGCTCTTGTGGCGGGCTCGGCATCTACAATTAGCGCGACGCTGTTTTCCGTCAGCAGGAGCGAGCCATGCGAGCTACGAGTCACCCCAGCAAGGAGCAGGTCCGCGCGTATATGCGCCGGCGCGAACGTGCGCTGCAGCCGCCGCCGCCGCCCGATGAAATTCGCCGGCAACTGGCCTGGTGCCGCATCGACGATTTTTCATGCAACTGCCTTTTGGCCACCCCGGCCGGCGTGGTCGCGCAAGGCTGGCATTTATCGACGGAAATCGCTCGCCTGGGCGCCCTCATGGCGATTGCCTGGCTCATGCGCAGCGGCGTTCCTCATTGTAAAAATTGATGACTTGCAGCAAATTTTTCCGATTTGGGTTATCCTCTAGCACATTCCAAGTGCGTCAATTCTCTTCAATTATCACAATTTTGCTTTAAGTTACGCAAAAATCAACAATAGCGTGTATTATATTGTTTGTGGCGTAAAAGCCGCATAAGTGATGGCGCTTTTTAGTGTGTTTACCCTGAATTATAGCGAAAGAGGCATTCGGCTTCTTTTTGCTCTAATACAACAAGTACGGATTTTTGATCATGTCTCTCAAACAAATTACTTCTTTGCCTACCTACAACCCGAATCGCGTCCTCGATGCGATCATCGACAAGCTGCAACTGAAAAACGATGCCGCCTTGTCGCGAGCTCTGGAAGTGGCGCCACCTGTTATCAGCAAGATTCGTCACAACACCTTGCCGATCGGCGCCACGATCCTCATCCGCATGCATGAAATCAGCGATTTCAGCATTCGTGAACTGCGCGAGTTGATGGCTGCCTAAGAGCGCCTGACAGACGGCAAACTGAGAGGTGCCGTCTGGGTAAGTCAGGCTTGCCGCGTGCGGCAGCCACATCTGTTTTCCGCCGTTCTATTGCGGGTCGCGGTTCAGTACCGGACGATCGACATAGAAGCGCCCCATTTCCAGGCCAGTCGAAGACGATTTGACCACCGCTGCGGCCAGAGAGGCAGGCGCGCTGGAAAACGCGGTGCTGGCCGCGCCCGTCGCGCGGCCCGAATACGCCGTCGCCTGCACGGCCGCACTGGAAAACGCCGTCTGCACGGCCCGGCCCGAGTAAGCGGTGGCCTGTACCGCGGCACTGGAAAATGCTGTTTGTACCGCGCGTCCCGAATACGCTGCCTGTACCGCACGTCCCGAATACGCCGCCTGTACGGCGCGCCCCGAATACGCCGTTTCTGCGCGGATATAATCTTCTCCGAACGTCTGCTCATACAACTGCTTCATGCGCTCGCCCACGCGATGGTGCGCCGCTTCGTCGTCTTCGCCGCGCAAGCCGATGTACGGAAAGTGATGGAGGAAGTAACCGAACACCTGCTCGCAGTCCGCCGCATATTTCAGGGTGTCGAGGATGTGGTAGTGCCAGAAAGTATCGACATCCATCAGTGGCGCCGTTTCTTCCTCCGGAAACTGTTTCATCAGGATCAGGAAGCGGCGGTATTCAAATTCCACGGCATTTGCCTTTTCCAGGCTCCATCCTTCGCCTGACTCCCGGTGCATCAGCTTGACCTTGATCGCGTCCAAATTCAAATCGGCAATTGCTTTGAAACTGTCGTTCGTATCCATGAATGTCCTTTTGTAAAGAGCGTTGTGGGAAATACGGTGAAACAAGGGAAGGCGGCGGGTGTGTACTCCTGGCAAGTAGTCGAGGAATGCCTGCCCATGGCGGGCGGGCGCTGAGTTGTTCAACATCAATATTGCATCTAATTACGAAATATGCAAGCTGAGCTTGCTTCATGCGGGCGGGCGCCGATCAACTGCTGGCCCGGCTTTCTTCCTGGTAGGGAAACGCGGTGGCGTCCGCGCCCAGCGGTACGCTGACGTGTACGCTCATGCCGGCGCCGGGGCTGCTTTCGATGTAGAAAGTGCCGCCCAGCAACTTGATGCGTTCCTCGATGCCCACCAGGCCAAACGAGCCCAGCTTGTTGCGCCCGTCGATGGCCGCGCCCACGCCGTTGTCGCTGATGCTCATCGATACCGTATCGCGGCACTTCTCCAGCTTGACCTGCACGCGGCTGGCATTCGCATGCTGGGAAATATTGCTGAGCGACTCTTGCAGGATACGGAACAGGGCCGTCGCGCACTGGTCGCTGAGGCAAATGTCGCCATGGCTTTCATGCACTTCGCAGGCGATGCCCGTGCGCTGGCGAAATTGCGCCACCTGCCATTCGACGGCCGCATTCACGCCCAGGTCCAGCACGGTAGGGCGCAAGTCGTTGATGATCTGTCGCACGCTCTTGATGGTGGCGTCGATCTGCTCCAGGGTCGAGCGGGCGCGCGCGTTCAGGCGCGGGTGGCGGCGCTGCGTGCGCGAGGCCAGCATGTCCGCATCGATGCGCAGCACCAGCAGGTTTTGTCCCAGGTCGTCGTGGATTTCGCGCGCGATGCGCTTGCGCTCTTCTTCCTTGATCTGGTCGGCGTGGGCCGCCAGCCGGCGCAGTTTCTGGTGCGACAGCTGCAGGCGGATCTGGCTGGCGCGCAATTCCTCCGTCATGCCCGTCGCCATCTGGATGGCGCGCCGGCGCGACGACGCCAGCGTGTGGAACAGCATGTACAGCAGCATGGCGCTGGCAAAGCCGATCAGCAGGGCCAGCCATGGCAAGAAGGCGTCGAAGCGCGTATACAGGTCGCTCTTGCGCACGCTGAACAGCGCTTGCCAGACGCGGCCATTGTGTTCGATCAGCATCGTGCTGCTCAGGTAGCGGCCCGAACTGCCGGGCAGCCACCACGGCGCATGCATGCCCGCCGTCGTGCTGTCGAAGATGGGACGCATGTCGTGCGGCAAGTTCAGTGCTTCGCGCGCCTGGGGGCCGATATCGAACAGGGTCAGGCGCACGTTACGCACCGGCATGTCGGCCAGCGCGCTGCGCATCATTGTCACCAGGTCGTAGCCGATGCCGACGGAACCCTGGTAAGCGGCGCGCCGCTGCTCCACCGTATCGACCGGCATGCCGTAGCGGTACACGGGCAGGCGCATGGCCATGCCTGTCAATTGGGGCCGGCCTTCCATCGGCACGGGCACGCCGGAATTGCTGACCTGCCCGGAATCGCGCGACTGCGCCAGCATTTCCGCGATCAGTGGGCGCGCGGCGATGTCATTGCCATACTTTTCCGGGGCGCTGGCAATCGGCTCGATGTACACCAGTACGGAATAACGGGCGCGCGGGGCGGGTGGATGGATGGCAAACGCCGGATAGCCGTCGCGCCCGGGCGGATAGTCGCGCTGCATGGCCGCTTCGAAGGCGCTGCGCTGCGCGTCGTCGAGTTCCTGGCTGTAATTGAGATTCATCACGCCCGGGTAGTTCTGTTGCAGGGCAATGTTTGCCACATAGCGGTGGAATTGCTCCCGGCTCACGTGTTCGTTGGCGTGGAACAGGCTGGCCGTGCCGCGCAGCAGGTTGGCATACGACTTGACGCGCGATTCGATGTTTTTCCGCGTATTGCGGGCCAGATTGTCGAACAGCTCGCTGGCGTCGTTTTCGATCGACAGCGAGGCAGCCATGTAGAACAGCAAGCCCACCACCATCGACATCACGAAGCCGAGCAGCCAGAGCGGTCTTTTTTCAGCAGATAAGGGGTGTTCGCTGGCAGTAGAAGACATCGCCATCCGCATCAGGAAGAGGAATCGGGGGCCGCCTGGGCGACTGTGTTATACAAGCGCTATTGAAATTGCAAATTGCTCAATAGCTGCCTAATATACAAAATTATCGTGAATGTAGTCAACAGGCAATATTCTGGGGTGACATATGTTCTTGAAACGAAAAAAAACCGCCGCAGCGGTTTTTTTGTGGGTCGTCCGGCGCCTTATTTTGCGGGCTGCCAGCTGTCTTTCAGGGTGACGATGCGGTTGAAGACGGGCTTGCCAGGCTGGCTGTCGACCCGGTCGGCCGCGAAGTAGCCGTGGCGCTCGAACTGGAAGCGCTGTTCCGGCTGGGCCAGTTCCGCGCCCGGTTCCAGCCACGCCTGCACCACTTCCTTGGCCAGCGGGTTCAGGGCCAGCTTGAAGTCCTTGCCGCCCGCGTCCGGCTGCGGGTCCGTAAACAGGCGGTCGTACAGGCGTACTTCGGCGGGAATCGCCGTCGGCGCGCTGACCCAGTGCATATTGCCCTTGACCTTGTAGTTGGCGCTGCCTTCCGTGCCAGACTTGCTGTCCGGGAAATAGTTGCAATGCACGGCGATGACCTTGCCTTCGGCATCCTTGTCAAAGCCCGTGCACTCGATCACATAGCCGTAGCGCAGGCGAACCTTGCTGCCCGGCTTGTCGTCGATGGGCGGATACAGGCGGAAATAGCCCTTGTTCGGCACTTCCATGAAGTCGTCTTCCTCGATCCACAGCTCGCGCGAGATGGGGAAGGTGCGCAAGCCCCGTTCCGGGAAGTGCGGGTGCACGGGCGCCGTGCACTCGACGCTCTCGTTTTCGGGGAAGTTGTCAATAATCAACTTCAGCGGACGCAGCACGGCCACCGTGCGCGGCGCCTTCGGGTCCAGGTCTTCGCGCAAACAGCCTTCGAGCACGCTATAGTCGATCCAGCCGTCCGATTTCGTCACGCCCGTGCGTTCGCACATCAATTGAATCGCTTCCGGCGTGTAGCCGCGGCGGCGCATGCCCACCAGGGTCGGCATGCGGGGGTCGTCCCAGCCGTCGACGATGTGTTCTTCCACCAGCTGGCGCAGCTTGCGCTTGCTGGTGACGATGTAGGTCAGGTTCAGGCGCGAGAATTCGAACTGGCGCGGCACGGGTTGCTGGAAGAAGCCGCCGGCGGCCAGGGTTTCCAGCAGCCAGTCGTAGAACGGGCGGTGGTCCTGGAATTCCAGCGTGCAGATCGAATGCGTGATGTTTTCCAGCGCGTCCGAGATCGGGTGCGTGTAGTCGTACATCGGATAGATGCACCAGGCGTCGCCCGTGCGGTGGTGATGCGCGTGGCGGATGCGGTAGATGGCCGGGTCGCGCAAGTTCATGTTCGGCGAACTCATGGCATCTTCGCTCATCTTCGCGCGCAGGATGTGCTCGCCATCCTTGAACTGGCCCGCCTTCATGGCGCGGAACAGGGCCAGCGATTCGTCGCGCGGACGGTCGCGGAACGGCGAATTCTTGCCGGCCTGGCCGAAATTGCCGCGGTTGGCGGCCATGTCTTCGGCGCTCTGGCTGTCCACGTAGGCAAAGCCGGCCGTGATCAGGTACTCGGCCATCGCGTACAGCTGGTCGAAATAATCGCTCGCGTAGTGCAGGTGGCTCTGGCCATCGGCAGTCTTCGGCTCCCAGTCAAAGCCCAGCCATTTCACGCTGTCCATGATGGTGTCGACGTATTCCTGCTCTTCCTTGGCCGGATTGGTGTCGTCGAAGCGCAAGTTGCACTGGCCGGCGTAATCGCGCGCCAGGCCGAAGTTGACGCAGATCGACTTGGCGTGGCCCACGTGCAGGTAGCCGTTCGGCTCCGGCGGGAAACGCGTGATCACCTGGGGCAGGCCGGGACGCACGTGCGCGCCGGCAGCCAGGTCGGCTTCGATGATGTTACGCAAGAAATTGGGCGCCAGCGCTGGCGCGGCGGTATTCGGTTTATCGTTGCTCATTGATCAATGCGGAAGAGTGACAGTAAAAAGCATTTTACCGTACCGCAAGCGCTTTATAAGCACGTATTTGGCCCCATATCCCAGCATGCAAGCGACGCGGGCGCCGTTCTATAGGATAATTCGCCTTTAATTAGCAAACAAAACGTGACCCCGGAGCCATTTATGGAAAATTTGTATAACGTCCTCGGTGTCGCGCCCAATGCCAGCGACGATGAAATCAAGAAGGTTTACCGTTCGCTGGCCATGCGCTTCCACCCCGACCGCAACCAGGCCCCCGGCGCCGAGGCGCGCTTCAAGAGCGTCACCAAGGCGTATGAAATCCTGGCCGACCCGGCCAAGCGCGCCGAATACGACCAGAGCGTGAACCACCGCATCATCATCGATCCGGAAGCGGAAGCCTATGCCCTGTGGTGCGGCGTGTTCCGCCTTCACGGCACCGTCCTTCCTACGGACTGAGGGCGTCTCACATAACCTACTGCGCGTCGTGATTTGCGGCCTGCGATGCTCACCGTACTAAAGTACGGTTGCGCTTCTTAGGCCAACGGGGGCGCCGAGCCTCACTGCCGCTCGCTACGGTTGTGTGAGACGCGGTACAGTCCGGATGATTTTAAAAACAACAACAACGGCGCTTTTAATGTAACAGCGCCGCGCATCACATTGGAAAGCACAGCATGAGAAGAGTACACCCTGAATTCGCGTACCAGTCGCGCGAGCTGGAAGGCCAGATCGACGGCATCCTTGGCGACCCGCCGAACCGCAAGAACTACAAAAGCATGGTCGACGCGCTGGTGAGCGAGTACGCGAGCGGCGGCGGCATCGAAGACGTGAACATGCTGGCCTTCGCGCTGGTCGATCACATCACCTTCAGCGACCCGAAGGGCTTGCTGGCCGAAAGCGAAGACTACGAGTTCGGCGACCCGTCCCGCGTGTTTTCCATGGCCGCGTGCGCCGCGCCGGAAGCGGCGAAGATGTACGCCGCCATCGAAGAGAGCTTCCCCGACCTGGCGCGCCAGGCCATCATCACGGCTTTCCTGCACAAGAACCCGCGCCTGTGGGACGACGACGACCAGTCGCTCGACCAGCTGGCCGCCAATGACGACGGCGACGACGAGATTGATGAAGACGAAGCCACCGACGATTTCGCCCAGATGTTTGACCAGGATGGAGATGACCATGGCCGATAATGAACAAAAAAGTAACCTGCCCGCGCTGACGAAGCAGGTCACGGAATTGGTGCTGTCCGGTTCGCTGGGCCACGCCGAGCAGGCGTTTGCGGACGCGGCCGACCAGTACGGCGACCTGGCCGTGGTGGAAGTGCTGAGCGCCATCCCGCCGCAAGTGACGGCCCTGCACCTGGCCGGCTTCGACGGCGGCAAGATGTCGCTGGCCACCTTGCTGGTGCCGCCCAAGGCCTGGGCCGACAGCCTGGCCTTCATCGCCGCCACCTGGAGCGATGACCAGATCGAGGATGATCCGGAACGCATCGCCGAAGCGCTGTTCGCGCACATCCACGGCGTGGTGTTTTCCACCGACGACGCCGAGCGCCGCCGCGAGCTGCTGCTGGAAGCATCCGCCACCGACTGGGGCGCCACGGCGTTCGCCATTTTGTTCTCGATGGCGCCGAAGGAAATCCTCGAAGTGGCGGGAGAGATCGTCATCAAGGGACCGTACGTGACGGGCGTGACGTCGTCCGACAACGATATCGTGCCGCTGGCCATCGAACTGGCGCAAGCGAATGAAGACGGCTGGGATCGCTCGCTGTTCGAACTGTTCCCCGACTTCCGCCACAGCGCCGACCTGGCCGACGCGGAATACTCGGACGACCCGGATGAAGAACCGACCATGTTGCAGCGCAGTACCAAGGAATTGCTGTACCGTCTGCGCAAGCAAGTGCCGAGCACGCGCAGCGCGCCGCGTTCCAGCACGCGCCGCAGCCTGGGCACGGGCATCTTCTCGTAATGAAAGCAGGGAATCACTAATGCTGCCAGCAATTGTTGTAGAGAATCTTCCGCGCCTCGTGCGCGCCATCAAGCTGTTGCCGGGCGACCCGCGCGAAGACGCGGCGCTGAACCTGGCCGACGAATTGACGGGCATCACGGCCATGGTGGCCGAGAAGTTCACGAATGAGCGCACGGCCGACGGCATCCAGAAGGCGCTGTACCTGACTGTGGGCGGCGTGTCGCTGGGCCTGGAGCAGGCCGTCACGCATGAGGGCGACCAGGCCGCCCTCGACTTTCTTGTCGAGCACGGCGCCGAGCACGCGTTTCAGGTCGGCTTTCGCCTGATCAAGGACCTGTCGCAGCTGCCGGAAGACGCCCTCGTCGGCGAATACGACCAGGACCCCGTCTACCTGCAGCGCCGTTTGCGCGAGCTGTTCATCGATATTTGCCAGGCCGACCCGAACCAGAACTGGGCCGGCTATGAAAAGTATGCGTTGCAGTTGCAACAGCGCAAGGAAGTGCAAGCCGTCGTGCGCCTGGCCGGCTGGCTGCGCCGTCACCACGACAACGGCCCCGTCAGCGACAGCGATTTGAATGCCGAGGGCGTCATCGCCCTGGCCATCATCTTCGCCATCGAAGGCGGCGGGCGCATCGTGGCGCGCACGGGGCAAAAGGAGTTTGAACGTTTCGTGCGTTCCGTGCGCAAGAACAAGCCCGACTTCGAGGAAGGCTGGGCCGCCCTGGTGGCCAAGGTGCCCGTGCAGCACCATCCGGTGTTGCTCGACCGCATCGCGTCCTACCGCCGCAGCTGCACCGTCGTGCAGAAAATCCTCACGCGGGCCAGCATGAAGAGCCTGTTCGAGGACCTGGAGAATTACGCGGGTTCCGAGCTGGATGCGGATTATTCGTGACCGCTGGTGTCGGATGACGCGGCGGCTTCGCCACCGCTAATCCGACCTTGTATTATTCCCCTCATGCCGTTCGTGGTATTGCGAACGGTATCGACCGCTGTCAAAATCTTGATAGGCATATCAAGACCGGGTAACTGGATGCCGTATCCGCCCTTAGGCCCCGAGCCAGCTCCGTAGATCTCGCACCAGTTACCCATCCTCCATGTCAAGATCGGACAGTATCTTTGGCACCGGCATGCCGGTTAGCCCGCATTTGCAAGGTAGATCGCAAGAGGACCACAGCATGTTTAATTTAGGAATCGACGTTGCCAAGGCCAAGCTCGACTGCGCGCTGCGCCTGCCCAACGGCAAGCATCGTAACAAGGTTGTCGAGAACAACCACCAAGGATTCACCGCGCTCCACGCATGGCTGCTGAAGCATGCTGCCGGCAGCCCCAGGGTGTGCATGGAAGCGACGGGCACGTATTGGGAAGGGGTTGCCGAATATCTCGCTGGACTTGGCATGGTGGTCAGTGTCATCAATCCAGCCCAGATCAAGGCCTTCAGCGCTTCACGCCTGGTGCGCACCAAGACCGACAAGGTCGACGCACAGCTGATCGCCGACTTCGCCCATGAACGCCAGCCAGAGCCCTGGCAGGCGCCATCGCCGGCCGAGCAATCGCTGCGCGCGCTGGTGCTGCGCCTCGATGCCTTGCAAGCGATGCGCCAGCAGGAAAGCAACCGGCTTGAAGTGGCGCGCGCGGCGGTACGCCAGGGTATCGAGGATCATATTGCCTGGCTCGACGCCGAGATCAAGGCGCTGATCCTGGCGATCCGCCGTCATATCGATGACGACCCGGATTTACGCGGCAAGCGCGAATTGCTCGATAGCATCCCTGGCCTGGGCGAGCGCACGATTCCCGTGCTGCTGTCCTACTACGCCAATCCTGAGCGCTTCGACAGCGCCAAGCAGGCGGTGGCGTTTGCGGGCCTCGATCCGCGCCAGCACGAGTCAGGTTCCAGCGTGCGTGGCAAGCCACGCATGTCGAAGGTCGGCCACAGTTTCCTGCGCAAGGCACTGTACATGCCGGCCATGGTGGCAGTGCATAAGACGCCTTGGGGCAAGCGCTTCGGTCAGCG
This window of the Janthinobacterium agaricidamnosum genome carries:
- a CDS encoding IS110 family transposase — protein: MFNLGIDVAKAKLDCALRLPNGKHRNKVVENNHQGFTALHAWLLKHAAGSPRVCMEATGTYWEGVAEYLAGLGMVVSVINPAQIKAFSASRLVRTKTDKVDAQLIADFAHERQPEPWQAPSPAEQSLRALVLRLDALQAMRQQESNRLEVARAAVRQGIEDHIAWLDAEIKALILAIRRHIDDDPDLRGKRELLDSIPGLGERTIPVLLSYYANPERFDSAKQAVAFAGLDPRQHESGSSVRGKPRMSKVGHSFLRKALYMPAMVAVHKTPWGKRFGQRLRDAGKAPKLIIGAMMRKLVHVAFGVLRSGKIFDPALHAA
- a CDS encoding CHASE domain-containing protein, with amino-acid sequence MSSTASEHPLSAEKRPLWLLGFVMSMVVGLLFYMAASLSIENDASELFDNLARNTRKNIESRVKSYANLLRGTASLFHANEHVSREQFHRYVANIALQQNYPGVMNLNYSQELDDAQRSAFEAAMQRDYPPGRDGYPAFAIHPPAPRARYSVLVYIEPIASAPEKYGNDIAARPLIAEMLAQSRDSGQVSNSGVPVPMEGRPQLTGMAMRLPVYRYGMPVDTVEQRRAAYQGSVGIGYDLVTMMRSALADMPVRNVRLTLFDIGPQAREALNLPHDMRPIFDSTTAGMHAPWWLPGSSGRYLSSTMLIEHNGRVWQALFSVRKSDLYTRFDAFLPWLALLIGFASAMLLYMLFHTLASSRRRAIQMATGMTEELRASQIRLQLSHQKLRRLAAHADQIKEEERKRIAREIHDDLGQNLLVLRIDADMLASRTQRRHPRLNARARSTLEQIDATIKSVRQIINDLRPTVLDLGVNAAVEWQVAQFRQRTGIACEVHESHGDICLSDQCATALFRILQESLSNISQHANASRVQVKLEKCRDTVSMSISDNGVGAAIDGRNKLGSFGLVGIEERIKLLGGTFYIESSPGAGMSVHVSVPLGADATAFPYQEESRASS
- a CDS encoding glycine-rich domain-containing protein; its protein translation is MLNNSAPARHGQAFLDYLPGVHTRRLPLFHRISHNALYKRTFMDTNDSFKAIADLNLDAIKVKLMHRESGEGWSLEKANAVEFEYRRFLILMKQFPEEETAPLMDVDTFWHYHILDTLKYAADCEQVFGYFLHHFPYIGLRGEDDEAAHHRVGERMKQLYEQTFGEDYIRAETAYSGRAVQAAYSGRAVQAAYSGRAVQTAFSSAAVQATAYSGRAVQTAFSSAAVQATAYSGRATGAASTAFSSAPASLAAAVVKSSSTGLEMGRFYVDRPVLNRDPQ
- a CDS encoding DnaJ domain-containing protein, encoding MENLYNVLGVAPNASDDEIKKVYRSLAMRFHPDRNQAPGAEARFKSVTKAYEILADPAKRAEYDQSVNHRIIIDPEAEAYALWCGVFRLHGTVLPTD
- a CDS encoding glutamine--tRNA ligase/YqeY domain fusion protein, which gives rise to MSNDKPNTAAPALAPNFLRNIIEADLAAGAHVRPGLPQVITRFPPEPNGYLHVGHAKSICVNFGLARDYAGQCNLRFDDTNPAKEEQEYVDTIMDSVKWLGFDWEPKTADGQSHLHYASDYFDQLYAMAEYLITAGFAYVDSQSAEDMAANRGNFGQAGKNSPFRDRPRDESLALFRAMKAGQFKDGEHILRAKMSEDAMSSPNMNLRDPAIYRIRHAHHHRTGDAWCIYPMYDYTHPISDALENITHSICTLEFQDHRPFYDWLLETLAAGGFFQQPVPRQFEFSRLNLTYIVTSKRKLRQLVEEHIVDGWDDPRMPTLVGMRRRGYTPEAIQLMCERTGVTKSDGWIDYSVLEGCLREDLDPKAPRTVAVLRPLKLIIDNFPENESVECTAPVHPHFPERGLRTFPISRELWIEEDDFMEVPNKGYFRLYPPIDDKPGSKVRLRYGYVIECTGFDKDAEGKVIAVHCNYFPDSKSGTEGSANYKVKGNMHWVSAPTAIPAEVRLYDRLFTDPQPDAGGKDFKLALNPLAKEVVQAWLEPGAELAQPEQRFQFERHGYFAADRVDSQPGKPVFNRIVTLKDSWQPAK
- a CDS encoding SDR family oxidoreductase, whose protein sequence is MKNMLMHSLRKPVGLPRLLILGCGDVGMRLLPLLRARFRVFAVTSQPARCAQLRAAGAVPIVANLDDRASLKRLAGLAPYVVHLAPPLSSGLLDRRTRNLAAILPEHARMVYVSTSGVYGDCGGAWVDETRPVAPANARAKRRVDAEQVLRGWGARRGATVAILRVPGIYADDRLPLKRLREGTPALAADDDVYTNHIHADDLARIIERTLWRGKSGRVYHASDDSELKMAEYFDAVADTFGLPRPPRLPRAELRQVVTPMLLSFMSESRRLHNTRIKRELGVRLRYARVADALQALAAGAGRIG